In the Geobacter sp. FeAm09 genome, one interval contains:
- a CDS encoding cytochrome c3 family protein translates to MKTDVCRAILCLAVLMLPAAVCAAVADNDGCLACHGNREVAKRGGERLYVEASTFAATTHALIGCTSCHDSVTAAHPKDGSRPTKARCKECHAPIQAEYGASLHGAKATCNDCHNPHEVKPGIAASGDYLNARCARCHDKNKTIKSHSKWLPQADLHLDSLPCVTCHTGSKSYVITMSIENKKPGDPHGDFKTAAYGELTALRPINGDVSRLVDKNGDGFISLAELREFNREARGKGMRLWGMMTPETVTHTYQINEKCWDCSFCHSSGPKAMQTSYVAFPDKNGNVTRLAVEKGAILDILYGTPDFYMLGTTRSSALNIVGALIIAGGMMMPIGHGTLRFLTRKNRKEH, encoded by the coding sequence GTGAAGACGGATGTTTGCAGAGCGATACTGTGCCTGGCTGTTCTCATGCTGCCCGCCGCCGTTTGCGCGGCGGTGGCGGACAATGACGGCTGCCTCGCCTGCCACGGCAACCGGGAGGTTGCCAAAAGAGGAGGCGAACGGCTGTACGTGGAGGCGAGCACCTTCGCCGCCACCACCCACGCCCTGATTGGGTGCACCTCGTGTCACGACTCGGTGACGGCGGCCCATCCCAAGGACGGCTCGCGCCCCACCAAGGCCAGGTGCAAGGAATGCCACGCCCCCATCCAGGCGGAATACGGCGCAAGCCTGCATGGCGCCAAGGCGACCTGCAACGATTGCCACAACCCCCATGAAGTCAAGCCGGGCATCGCGGCCTCCGGCGACTACCTGAACGCCAGGTGCGCCAGGTGCCACGACAAGAACAAGACCATCAAGAGCCATTCCAAATGGCTTCCCCAGGCCGACCTGCACCTGGATTCGCTTCCCTGCGTCACCTGCCACACCGGCTCCAAGAGTTATGTCATCACCATGTCCATCGAAAACAAGAAGCCGGGCGACCCCCACGGCGACTTCAAAACCGCCGCCTACGGCGAACTTACCGCGCTGCGCCCCATAAACGGGGATGTGAGCCGGCTGGTGGACAAAAACGGCGACGGCTTCATCTCCCTGGCCGAACTGCGGGAGTTCAACCGCGAGGCGCGCGGCAAGGGGATGCGGCTCTGGGGGATGATGACCCCCGAAACGGTCACCCATACCTACCAGATCAACGAGAAGTGCTGGGATTGTTCCTTCTGCCACTCGTCGGGACCCAAGGCGATGCAGACCAGCTACGTGGCCTTCCCGGACAAAAACGGCAACGTGACCCGCCTGGCGGTTGAAAAAGGGGCCATCCTTGATATTCTGTACGGGACGCCCGATTTCTACATGCTCGGCACCACCAGAAGCAGCGCCCTCAACATCGTCGGCGCGCTGATCATCGCCGGGGGCATGATGATGCCGATCGGCCACGGTACCCTGCGCTTCCTCACCAGAAAAAACCGGAAGGAGCACTGA